CTCAACTACCAAATGTGTTTagattatcaaatattttttcatgtTGAAATTTTTAACTCCTTTTCATTAAGTAGTATAGATCTAATGAAAAAAgtctataaataaaaatgaatttcaCAAAAACAGTGTTCTAAAACTTCTCCGATTATTTTACCGATATATTGATTACATTCCAATTTGACTccgatttattgaaaaaatctCCGACAAATCCTGAATCGACGGGTCAACCGATTAGTTTCCCAATTAGTTTCGATTTGTACAAAAGCAATAAATAGGGAGAAAGGAGACAGAGTATTGGTGAGGAATTGTGATTGATATGGTGCTACACAGCTGAACCTGTATCCCAGGGCAATTAAAGTTGACAATTATTATGTAGCAATCCTCCACCCTAGTTAAAGAACAAATTGCaatttttcaagtcattttCTCAACTTTCATTATTGtaataatgttaaaaatatgCTAGCTCATAATAGTCCCAGTCTTTCATTGTCAGTTAGAAAAACTACACATCATTAAGCCTGTAAATGACATCCTCAGGCCTCAATGGGAAAGTCTTGCATTACCAAAAGTGAACCAAGATGCTCATTGATCATGTCTATCAGTGATGAACATATAAAACTTCTGGTATCCATAGGcgacaaaatcaaaataacagaaaactttaaCGGAGTTTATTTCTTTGTACACCAAACGTTACACAATTCTAACAGACCATATATCATTATCTTCTTAGTAAAAGAAAACATTCCCCGCATAACAACTCCCAAAACTTACTAAAGACCGGACTTTTACACTTCAAAAAGAACAGACACGGGGAAGAAAGGAAATGAAACAAACCGATCACATAACTTACTATATCACCAAGAAACACTTGCAGAGTACTTCACATCACAATCTCTGGCTTCAGAATGCTAGACTTGATTTCCTTGTGAGGCAGAACTACACCTCCATTACTGTATATTTCATCACAAACATGAACATCCTCTCCAAGAATAGTCATGTTTTCAACACGAGCCCATTGTCCAACTGTTGAGTGCCAACCAATGATACTGCTGGAAATGCAGGCATGTTTCTTGACACGGACGCCGCGCATCACAGTACAGCGAGAGAGTCTAACTCCACACTCAATGACGCAACCAGGCCCAATAGCAACGTCAGGTCCAATAAGACATCCCTCTCCAATTTTTGCACTCTCATCCACTAGAACATTTCCAACAATGTGGGCTCCTGTGGTCAATTTAGATGGAGAGTTCTTTCTAAGGGAGTCTAGGTAAAGTCTTAGACCAGTAATGTAATCTCTTGGCTGTCCAATGTCCATCCAAAATCCTGGAAGGACCATTGCATAAAGCTTCTTTTCTGCTGCGATTTTGGGGAAAACCTCTTTCTCAATTGAGGTAGGTCTTAGTTCAATTCGATCGAGCGTAGATGGGTTCAGAAGGTAAATACCAGCATTGATCTTGTTGCCTACAAATAatttgggtttctccacaaaCCGTTCAACTTGCCCTGTTGACTCTTGCATCACGACTACACCATATTTAGAAGGCTCATCCACCTAAAGAATCAATATCTTTATTATCCCGAATGGAATTAAGttacaacaaatatatataaatacacacacacacacacatatttttatatacatatatttaaatatattattcaatatatatgtatatattattcatatcaataaataatattttacatcTATAATACCTTTGTAACCATGATGGAAGCCTCACCACCATGGGATTTGTGGAACTCAATCATCTGCTTCAGGGGGTATTCACTGATCACATCACTGTTTAGCACGAAAAATGGCTCACCGCTTTCATCGACGAGTTTATCTCTAGCTAGAGCCAGAGGCCCTGCAGTGCCAAGTGGTTCAGTCTCTTGTGAACATGTGATCTTGATACCAAGCTTAGTCTCAAAATCCTTCAAGAAGTTGAGCATCACCTGTCACAAAAATGGTCTAGTTGATCACTGATTATATATGTAGTCAAACAAGAACTAAATTATGTCATTAAAAACCACAGATACTTACCTCTGGTTGGTAATTAATAGCTAGAACTACTTCATTCACTCCAATAGCCTTCAGCGCCTCAATCTGATGTAATTCAAGCACAAATATATGAGAAAATAGTCGTGGCTTTGGAAATAGCCAAAGATGTAGCAAACATCCATAAGACTTGACAACatttaaaactgaaaaagtTTCTACTTAGAAAGTCAGAAGCTGCCTCAATAGAGAGTTTTTTAAATCCAACAGAAGTACAACTATCCATCAAATGGGTATACCAGTCACTGAATTGAGCATATAGCAAGACATACCTGATGCAAAATCATAGGCTTGTTAGCAAAATCAACAAGGGGCTTGGGGAAGCTGAGAGTCAGCGGCCTCAACCGAGTTCCAAACCCTCCAACGAGAATAAGGGCCTTCATCCTGGGATGATCTTACTAATCCTGTTATGGAAAACTTGGAATCTGAGAAATACTTTAATATCATATGGGATGCAACTACATCAATGTGAGCAGGTAAATTTATACTAGATATTCGTAGGAAGAATGCACATTCACGGAACTCTgagctgtcatccttatctcaTTATAGACCCGCAATGCAGTGACGGGTGGAACCAAATTTAACACGTATATAGTACGTGCCACAAGTAGGAGGAAGCAGAATTTCGTAAACGCCATGCAAATTGATTGAAAAAGGACAGAATTCGAAGACACGTGGCATAATATTAAAACAGCTAATATTCGTCCAAGTGAGTTCGGAGGAAAAGCATATCAATGGCAAGCATAGAACAGGCTGGGATCCCTACTTGAATATACTTGATCCATTGGATCCGTTTTAGGCTTGGCCCAAATATAATGCAAAACTTCCACAAATTTCAGCATTGCATTAAGCATCACTCTGTAAAGAGACTTgcccataatttcaattttaatgctGAATCGAAGAATTTGTAGTAATTCAAGTTATATCTTGCCACGGCCCTGCCGAGTATATTTCGCTATAACTATAAACTTCTAAAATGATGTGATTAATCACTCAGTAAAGAAGCAGATCCATTTTGTTATAACTATAAACTTCTAAAATGACGTGATTAACACTCAGTAAAGAAGCAGATCCGTACCACACGGAGTCACCGACACAGCTAAAACTTGTAAGTAGAATGACTTTGATTATATTACTTAATACCTAATCTGATcaagatttataaataaattaatcacaTTTCCAATTCACATAATTGTACGCCACCTACACACTAGTTTAACCCCCTACCGAAATCATATCAAATCAACTCAAGAGACTCAATTATGTCCAGAATTTGATGCGATTAGCAAAGTAAGCATAATCATGATCAACATATGTGCAAGTCATATATCATATCGAATTACATTACAATTATGTAAAAAACCAAAACTGAAACAAATATAACTGAATAATAACAAGTCCATATATCAGAAAACAGAATCATGTGAAAATCGAAACGAAAAGACGAAATTGCAAATCAATTAAGACAAAACGACAGATCCAAACGGTAAATAAATCAAACGATAATTAAGAGAAATGAGTTAAAACGAAAGAGAAAAGTCGTACCAAAGAGCACAGCAGATCTGAATGTAGAAAATCTCCCTCGCCTTTTGTGTTATATGAATGAGGGAGTCAAACTACAAATGGTAAGACTCAGGCTGTGTATCTCTATACAATTATCTTGTGTTTGCTAAACCTCTCTACCTTTTATacgagggagagagggagagagagcgaGGGGAGAGAGATGTATTGTGGTTGTGGACTTGTGGgtagatatatattatgcatgacCGTGTGCATATATATgggtagggctgagcattcggtcggttcggttcaaaaccgaaccgaaccgaaaaaaccgaaaaccgaattgtgattttttttgaaaccgaaccgaaccgaattatattctaaaccgaaccgaaccaaccgaattatttcggttcggtttcgggttcggttctAAAGAACCGAAATTTTCAAAAACCCTGTTTGTTTGTAAATTACAATTTGTAATTCCTTTGTGTCTAATATAATCATCATCCCCTCTCTCCCCAGCTTTAGCGTCTTCCATGCTTTCTCGCTGCCGGCATCGGATTTCGGGGGCATCAGACCTCTCTCCGACCTCCGACATTAATCCAAATTAGGATATTGTAAGCTAATTAGTCCCAATCTCAACTACCCGAAACAGAAGCTCTGAAGAATCAATAAACAAATCGAAGAGGGAGAATGCAAACCTGGAAACCATAGTTAATGTCTTGCTAAACAACGGAGTTGCCGATCATTGTGGTCTCGTGTAATTC
This genomic window from Daucus carota subsp. sativus chromosome 7, DH1 v3.0, whole genome shotgun sequence contains:
- the LOC108196767 gene encoding mannose-1-phosphate guanylyltransferase 1; protein product: MKALILVGGFGTRLRPLTLSFPKPLVDFANKPMILHQIEALKAIGVNEVVLAINYQPEVMLNFLKDFETKLGIKITCSQETEPLGTAGPLALARDKLVDESGEPFFVLNSDVISEYPLKQMIEFHKSHGGEASIMVTKVDEPSKYGVVVMQESTGQVERFVEKPKLFVGNKINAGIYLLNPSTLDRIELRPTSIEKEVFPKIAAEKKLYAMVLPGFWMDIGQPRDYITGLRLYLDSLRKNSPSKLTTGAHIVGNVLVDESAKIGEGCLIGPDVAIGPGCVIECGVRLSRCTVMRGVRVKKHACISSSIIGWHSTVGQWARVENMTILGEDVHVCDEIYSNGGVVLPHKEIKSSILKPEIVM